The Spiroplasma culicicola AES-1 genomic sequence TTGATTCTCTCTCTGCAAATGCAATGTATGAAACAATGCTAATGGCATTTTTCTCACCCATGTATCATGGACTTAATGCAGGAATTTCAACGTTAGTAGGAAATGAATTAGGGGCTGAAAAATTTGATCGAGCAAAATACAATGCTAAACATTTAATGAGATTAAGCTTTATAATTGGAATTGTATTTATGACAATTTTTTCTGGATTATCATTTGTTATTCCAAAATTAATTTTTCCACATACAACAGCTGAAGGATTACACATTGGAGAATGAATGATTTTCATGTATACAATGGTTTATCCAATTATTATGATTAATAACTGTGTTTATTCAATTTTAAGAGCTGGAGGTAATGTCTTTAGTGCATTTTCAATGGACTCTGGATATAACTGAGTTGTTCAAATTCCAATTTTAGCTTTATTAGTGTTGGCAAATTCTAATCAAGGTGGATTTATTAACATTAGTATTATTCATATCCATTTAATTTATTGTGCATTTGAAGTTTTAAAAATAATTCCTGCAATTATTTACTATAAACGTGAAAAATGAGTTACAAGTATAATTAGTGAAAAAATTGAGACTAAAAAAGTGAAACAAAAAAGAGAAAATACTTCAAAATAAAAGTATTTTCTCTTTTTTTCTAAACTTTTAAGTTGATTTAAGGTTATAATATGAAAGATTAAGAAAGAGGTGATAATCTATGAGTATTCCTTCCGTCATCGGTTGAAAATTAAATAAAGTTGAAATAATTAACGAGAGTGCCATGGTTATTGCCATTTCTATTTGTTAATTTAATCATGATCGCTCTCATAGAAGGAGAGACATGAAAAGAACTAAAACTAATTTTAAAGATAATAAATCAAATCAAATTAAAAATAATGTTTCACAGTTTTCTACTTATTCACAAAAAGATGTATTAAAGAAATTTAGTATTAACTCTTTTGGTTTAAATCAAAAACAAGTTGGTGAATTTAGAGAAAAATATGGATCAAATAAATTAAATGTTAAAAAATTTAATTTTCCTTTAGCATTTTTAAAATCATTTTTTAGTCCTTTCAATCTAATCTTAATAATTATTGATTCTTTTAGCTTTTATACTTACTTTAGTGCAGAAGACCAAACTGTTTTTGATTTGGTAGGAGCATTAATAGTTTTAACAATGATTCTTTTAAGTGGATTTATTACTTTTTTTCAAGAAATAAAATCACATATTGTAATTAAAAGAATGGCTTTTGATAATAAAAAAACTTGTAAAGTAATAAGAGATACAGAATTTTTAATCGATAATATTGATAATGCAAATTCTGTAAAACTTATTAAAATTGCACAAACACTTGATACAGAAGAAATTGTACCTGGAGATTTAATTTACTTATCAAATGGAGATTTAATTCCAGCAGATTTAAAAGTTCTGTGATCAAATAATTTATATGTAAATCAATCTGCTTTAACAGGAGAAGCTTTTCCTGTGCAAAAACAAGCAAATAATGGAAATAAAGAATATTTAGAATTTGAAAATATTTGTTACACTGGGACTAATGTCGTATCTGGTTCTGCTGTTGCTGTTGTTGTGGCAACTGCAAAACATACATACTTTTCAACAATTAATGATAAAGTTACAACAAAAAGACCAAAATCATCATTTGATCAAGGTATTAAAAAAATTACATTATTATTAATTTCATTTATGTTAGCAGTTACACCACTTGTATTTTTAGTATTTGGAATTCGCCCAGTGGGTGAAGATAAATGAGCAACAGCTGCAATGTTTTCAATTTCTATTGCAGTTGGTTTAACTCCAGAAATGTTGCCAATTATTGTGACAGCAAATTTATCAAGAGGTTATACAAAAATTAAGCAAAATGATGTTTTAATTAAAAACCTTGGTGCTGTGCAAAATATGGGAGCGATTGATATTTTATGTACTGACAAAACAGGAACAATCACAAGTGGAGAAATTAAACTTGATGATGTTTTTGATTTAACAAATTCTAAAAATCAATTTTTAAAAGAAATATTATATCTAAATAGTTATTTTCAAACTGGATTTACCAATCCAATTGATAATGCAGTTTTATTATCAAATAAAATTCAAAAGCCCCAAGTTGATACATATATTAAAGAATGAGAAGTTCCTTTTGATTTTAATCGCAAGATTTTATCTGTAATTTTGTCAAAAGCAGATCAAAAAGAGATTTTTACTAAGGGAGCAGTTGATGAAGTCTTAAATATATGTAATCGAGTTTATATTAATGGTGAAATTAAACCTTTAGATGAACAATTTATACAAAAAATAAAACTAAAAGCTGAAGAAATGAATAAAGATGGACATAGAGTAATTGCAATTGCGCACAATACTCTTGAAGATGAAGATATTGAAGAGGACTTAATTTTTTATGGGTTTGCAACATTCTTTGATGAACCCAAATCTACATCAAAACAAATTATAAAAACTCTATTAAATAGAGGTATTTCAACTAAAATTTTAACTGGAGATAGTGAAGTGATCACAAGAGCAATTTGTAAAAAAGTTGATTTTAAAATCACAAAACTATACACTGGAAAAGAAATAGAAGCAATGAATGAAACACAATTAACAAGAGCTGTTGAAAATGCAAATGTTTTTGTGAAGTTAAGTCCATTGCATAAATCTTTAATTATTAAAAAACTAAAAGAATTGGGTCATGTTGTTGGCTTTATGGGAGATGGAATTAATGATGCTCCTGTTCTAAGAGAATCAGATGTAGCAATCTCATTTAGTGATGCTTCAAACATTGCCCAAGATGCAGCAGATATTATTTTAATGAATGATTCATTAATGGTCTTAGAAACAGCAGTTCATGAAGGAAGAGTTAGTTTGGCCAATATCTTAAAATATATTAAAGTTACAATTGCATCTAACTTTGGTAACGTTTTAAGCGTATTAGTGGCATTATTTATTACTCTTGTAGAACCAATGCAACCAATTCATCTATTGTTACAAAATTTACTATATGATATTGTGATGTTTGCCTTTATCTTTGATAAAGTTGATGCTAAATTTACACAATCACCAAGACCTTTAAAAACAAAAAATATTATTTGGTTTACTATTATTAATGGACCTATAAGTTCTATTTTTGATATTGCAACCTTCTTAGTATTGTTATTTGCATTTAGAAGTCAAGTGGGTGTACCCCCAGGAATTACAGTTGATCCTGAATTAATTCCAGAACATGCCAAAGAAATGTTTAATGCTTCATGATTTGTTGTGGGATTAATGACTCAAACTGCTGTTATGCAAATGTATCGTACTGAAAAAATACCATTTATTCAGTCAAATGCTTCATGACAAGTAATTTGTTCAACAATTTTTGTTTGTGCAATGGCTATCGTTATTCCTTATTCACCAATTAATCATTATGTGGGTATGGAAACTCCACCATTAGCATTTTTACCAATTGCTTTAAGCTTTGTAATTGCATACATTGCTTTAGCACAACTTGTTAAAATGGGCTACATTCGCAGATTTAAAGAATGATTATAAAATTAATGGTTAAAATGATGATTAGTTTCACTAATCATCATTTTTTTATGTATAAAAAAATCGCATTTATTAATGCGATCAAAATATTAAAATTTACATTTATTTAATATTATCTTTTTGTTGAATAATTTTAGATTTCATTTTTTTAGCCAATAATTCTTCAACTCTAAGTTTTAATTTTTCAATTTCTTTACCATTTTCTTCAGAAATTTTTAATTGCTCATAACAAAGTTTTGCACAATTACTTGTAGATCGTGACATAATTCTCCTTTACTAATATTGTAAATTTTTGTAAGAAGTATTATTTTGATATAAGTTCAAAAT encodes the following:
- the mgtA gene encoding magnesium-translocating P-type ATPase; the encoded protein is MKRTKTNFKDNKSNQIKNNVSQFSTYSQKDVLKKFSINSFGLNQKQVGEFREKYGSNKLNVKKFNFPLAFLKSFFSPFNLILIIIDSFSFYTYFSAEDQTVFDLVGALIVLTMILLSGFITFFQEIKSHIVIKRMAFDNKKTCKVIRDTEFLIDNIDNANSVKLIKIAQTLDTEEIVPGDLIYLSNGDLIPADLKVLWSNNLYVNQSALTGEAFPVQKQANNGNKEYLEFENICYTGTNVVSGSAVAVVVATAKHTYFSTINDKVTTKRPKSSFDQGIKKITLLLISFMLAVTPLVFLVFGIRPVGEDKWATAAMFSISIAVGLTPEMLPIIVTANLSRGYTKIKQNDVLIKNLGAVQNMGAIDILCTDKTGTITSGEIKLDDVFDLTNSKNQFLKEILYLNSYFQTGFTNPIDNAVLLSNKIQKPQVDTYIKEWEVPFDFNRKILSVILSKADQKEIFTKGAVDEVLNICNRVYINGEIKPLDEQFIQKIKLKAEEMNKDGHRVIAIAHNTLEDEDIEEDLIFYGFATFFDEPKSTSKQIIKTLLNRGISTKILTGDSEVITRAICKKVDFKITKLYTGKEIEAMNETQLTRAVENANVFVKLSPLHKSLIIKKLKELGHVVGFMGDGINDAPVLRESDVAISFSDASNIAQDAADIILMNDSLMVLETAVHEGRVSLANILKYIKVTIASNFGNVLSVLVALFITLVEPMQPIHLLLQNLLYDIVMFAFIFDKVDAKFTQSPRPLKTKNIIWFTIINGPISSIFDIATFLVLLFAFRSQVGVPPGITVDPELIPEHAKEMFNASWFVVGLMTQTAVMQMYRTEKIPFIQSNASWQVICSTIFVCAMAIVIPYSPINHYVGMETPPLAFLPIALSFVIAYIALAQLVKMGYIRRFKEWL